TTAACCCATTTGTAGAGGCAGCATGTTCCGTGTTGGAGCATGTTTCGGGCACATTAGTCAAGCCTGGTGATTTGTGCCTGCTTGGAAACCCTTTTGGTGCTGCTAGCATCAACATAGCCACAAGAGTTGAAGGAACCCTTTGCGGCATTGTGGTTCATAGCATGGCGGGTTTGACGGCTCGGCAGCTTGTAAGCCGCATAACCGGAAAGCAGTGCCAGGGCGTTGGCAGGGTGATGGGCGCAGGCTTAACCCAGCTTGGAATGATGTTTGTTGAGGTAGCTAGCAGGACGCTAGCGAAATACGGCTATCGCTGTGGACTCAGCAGCCCTACCATTTTCCATGGGCTGAATGTGGAGTTCATGTCTGAATCGCCTGCTTTGAGTATACCGCTAGAGACGGGAGCTGGCGAGGTGAATGTGAGTGTGGCGGTGAGAGGTAATGAGTAAAATCACTCCAGGAATACAAATAGAACGCTCAAATATAGAGAGACCTGTGCCGATTCGACATGGTAAAGCAAATCATGGTGGTTTTGCTTCGGCATTGGCTAAAGAAAGTGAGCGTCTGGAAGGGTTGAAGATTTCCTCGCATGCCCAAAAAAGGCTCAACTCCTCAAACGTTGCTTTGTCGGAGTCGGATATTCGGCGCATTGATGGGGCTGTTCAGCGCGCCAGTGAAAAGGGCGCAAATCAGTCGCTAATAATGCTTGATAATCTGGCTCTTATTGTGAGTGTCAAAAATCGCGTCGTCATTACAGCAATTGATGAGGCTCGCAACAAAGAGGGAATCTTCACGAACATAGACAGCGTGGTAATCGCTTAAGGAGGTGAGGTTAGAACCAGAAAAACTTACGTTCACAAAATATATTTGGGGTCGGACCTCTACTGAGGAGACCCCGTGCCGCTTGATAGGCGAGCGGCACACAAAGTCAAGCTCATTTATCGAGTTTCTTCAGGAGGTCAATTAGAGCATGATTCAAGCAATGTACAATGGTGTCTCGGGCTTACGAGCTCACAAGACACAAATGGACGTAATTAGCAACAACGTTGCTAATATCAATACGGTTGGCTTTAAAGCCAGCAGGGTGAACTTTAGAGAAATGCTTAGCCAAACTTTAAGAGGGGCAACCGCACCAAAATCTGGCGGATTGGGTGGAACAGACCCCGTCCAGATAGGGTTGGGAACGAGTATAGGCAGTATTGATACTCTCTATTCCCAGGGTTCTCTCATTGCTACTGGGAAAGCTACCGATGTGGCAATTGAGGGTAGCGGTTTCTTCGTTCTTACCGACGGCCAAAGCAAATACTATACCAGAGATGGGTCTTTCCAGCTTGACTCTGAAGGCTATCTCGTATCATCTGGTTCGGGCATGAAGGTTCTAGGCTGGGCGGCTGATCCAAATACAGGGGAAATAAACACAACCTCCCCGGTAACGTTTGAATCAGCGATACGCCTTCCTGTAGGTCAGCTAGTGATTTCACGACAGACAACCTCCATAACT
This genomic interval from Armatimonadota bacterium contains the following:
- a CDS encoding chemotaxis protein CheX, with the translated sequence MKVEYVNPFVEAACSVLEHVSGTLVKPGDLCLLGNPFGAASINIATRVEGTLCGIVVHSMAGLTARQLVSRITGKQCQGVGRVMGAGLTQLGMMFVEVASRTLAKYGYRCGLSSPTIFHGLNVEFMSESPALSIPLETGAGEVNVSVAVRGNE
- a CDS encoding TIGR02530 family flagellar biosynthesis protein, with protein sequence MSKITPGIQIERSNIERPVPIRHGKANHGGFASALAKESERLEGLKISSHAQKRLNSSNVALSESDIRRIDGAVQRASEKGANQSLIMLDNLALIVSVKNRVVITAIDEARNKEGIFTNIDSVVIA